Part of the Rhodothermus bifroesti genome, GTCAGAAAGGCCGCATGGGTGTTGTAGGCACGTTTTGGCGTGTTGGGGGGCGGTCGATGACGTGGTTGGGGGGATTTGTAGCATTGGTATCGACGGCCATCATGTGCTACTATGCGGTGGTAACGGGCTGGTGCTTATACTATGCCGGGGCAATGCTGGTGCGTCCGTTGCCGCATGCGTTGACCGAGGCTGAGCAGCTCTGGGAAAGCTTTCAGGCCGGCTTAGGTCCCGTGCTTTTACAAGCTGTGGCGCTAGGGTTAGCTGTAGGGGCGTTGTGGACGGGAGTTCGCGCTATTGAGCGTGTAAACCGTGTGCTTATGCCTACACTTTTGGGCATTTTGCTGCTGGCGCTAGTGCGGGCGCTAACGTTGGAAGGTTCGGGTGAAGGTTTACGCTACCTGTTTACGCCCCAGTGGGATCAGCTTGGGCAGCCTAGGCTGTGGCTAGAAGCGCTTACCCAAAATGCTTGGGATACTGGAGCGGGTTGGGGATTGATCTTAACCTATGCGGCTTACATGCGCCGCGAACACGGCGTGGTGAAAAATGCCTTCCTGACGGGAATGGGCAACAACACCGTCTCGCTTTTGGCTGCTATGACGATTTTTGGGACCGTGTTCGCCGTGCTCGGGGCTGAGCTTTCGCGAGCTCAGCTCCTAGAGGTGATGCGCTCAAGTGGGCCGGCCTCGACGGGGCTGACGTTTATTTGGCTACCCCAGCTGTTTGCCCGTCTACCTTTAGGAAAGGTGTTGGCCGTGTTGTTTTTTGTAGGACTTTCGTTTGCCGCATTTACCTCGTTGATTGCCATGGTGGAGTTGGCAGTACGGGTACTGATGGATTGGGGGATGGCACGGCCGCGGGCGTTGATCCTGGTAGGCAGTGTGGGTTGGTTGCTAGGGTTGCCCTCGGCTCTCAATGTGACGGTGCTAAGCAATCAGGATTTTGTGTGGGGTGTAGGGCTGATGCTTTCTGGTGCGTTTGTGGCCCTAGCCGTTGTGCGTTATGGACCGGCGCGGTTGCGGGCCGAGGTCATGGAAGGTGTAGCATGGGACTGGAGGTTGGGGCGGGGCTGGGATGTGCTGATGCGGTGGCTCGTGCCGCTAGAAGCGGTGGTGCTCTTAGGATGGTGGCTGTACCAGGCAGGGGTGGTGTATGCGCCAGAGCGGTGGTATGATCCGTTGGAGCCCTACTCGTTGATGACGTGCATTACGCAATGGGGACTGGCGCTCTTTGCGCTGTATGCGCTCAACGGCTGGATGGAGCGTCGCTTGTCGGGAGTGCGCTCGCTTGCGGAATCCTAAATCTTAAAGGCGTCATGCATCTGCTGCGCTTCATAGGACTGCTGGTATGGCCTCTGGTTGTGCAGGCGCAGGCCGTCAGCTTAGCCTTTCTTCAAACCCGAGCCGAAGCCACCAATTTTATAGAAACCACCCGCTACGAAGAAGTGCTGGCTTTCTTGGACGTCTTGGAAGCCAGCAGTTCGCGGATTCAGGTTACCACGTTTGGTTACACGACTGAAGGGCGTGCGCTGCCACTGGTTATTTATGGAAAGGTGGTAAACGCCACTGCCGATGCTGTGCAGGCTGCTTCAGCTCCTCTACGCGTGCTCATCTTAGCCAATATCCATGGGGGTGAAGTCGATGGCAAAGAAGCTGTCTTGATGCTGCTGCGCGCCTTGGCGGGAGGCCTATATGCAAGCTGGGCCGATTCGCTGGTACTGCTTGCGGTGCCTATCTACAATGCCGACGGAAACGAGCGCATTAGCCTTTATCACCGTCCAGGCCAAAACGGTCCGCTTGGCGGTGTGGGGCAACGTGCCAATGCGCAAGGCTACGATTTAAACCGGGACTTTATGAAAGCCGATGCGCCCGAAACGCGTGCCCTACTGCGCGTGCTGGTCCGCTACGATCCGCACGTGCTGGTCGACCTGCATACTACCAACGGCACCTATCACGCCTATCCGCTAACTTACGCACCGCCCTTGCATCCCTCAACCTCTCCTAACCTGACGGCGTATCTACGAAACGTTTGGCTTCCGGCCGTGACCGATACGCTTTGGACCCGGCGGCGTTGGAAGCTTTTTTACTACGGCAATCTCCCTTCGCCCGAAAGCACGCAGCCCCCGGGCTGGTACACCTTTGACCACCGCCCCCGCTTTAGTACCAACTATGCTGGCCTGCGGGGCATTCTGGGTGTGCTTGTGGAATCCTACGCCTATGCTTCGTTTGAAGCGCGTGTCGAAGCGACTTATGCCTTTTTGGAAGCGCTGCTCAACTTTGCTGCTGCACATGCGGGAACCCTCCGTCGACAGGTGGAACAGGCACGGGCTGTAGCACCGATTGGGCAACCCATAGCCTTGCGGGCCCAAATTGCAGCAGCTCCTAAGCCAGCCCTGATCTTGCTGGGAGCTGTAGACTCGCTACGTCACCCCTATACTGGAAAGTTGCTCTTGCAGCGCCGCGAAGTGGTTTTCCCCGAAATCTTGCCACTTTACGATCGCTTTGAAGCCACCGAAACGCTGCCGCTACCCCAGGGCTATTTGGTGCCACCTGGACTAGAGGTAGTACGTGACCGCTTGGAAGTACACGGCATTCCCTGCGTGCCGCTAGAAGCTGGGGCAACAGTGAACGCCGAAGTTTTTCGGGTGGACTCGGTGATAACGGCCGAGCGCCCTTATGAAGGGCATCAAGCGCAAGAAGTAACCGGACAGTATGAACGCCAGGTGCTAACCGTGGCCCCAGGTTCTTGCATGGTCCCCATTGAAGGGAAAACCGGGCGGCTGGCGGCCTTGTTGCTTGAGCCCCGTTCAGACGACGGCTTGGTTGCCTGGGGCCTGCTTCAAGATGTACTTGCTGCAGGGCAATGGTATCCCATTGCCCGGGTGGCCCGCCCCTGAGAACCTTCTGCCAAGCCGCTTTGTACTACAAAAGCACAAAATTGCAACGCATCCTTGAGTGCTATGTATCGCCTGAC contains:
- a CDS encoding sodium-dependent transporter, producing the protein MQKYFSSRLGLLLSVLGIAVGTGNIWRFPRIVAQNGGDIGAGAFLVVWVVFLFLWSIPLIVAEYALGQKGRMGVVGTFWRVGGRSMTWLGGFVALVSTAIMCYYAVVTGWCLYYAGAMLVRPLPHALTEAEQLWESFQAGLGPVLLQAVALGLAVGALWTGVRAIERVNRVLMPTLLGILLLALVRALTLEGSGEGLRYLFTPQWDQLGQPRLWLEALTQNAWDTGAGWGLILTYAAYMRREHGVVKNAFLTGMGNNTVSLLAAMTIFGTVFAVLGAELSRAQLLEVMRSSGPASTGLTFIWLPQLFARLPLGKVLAVLFFVGLSFAAFTSLIAMVELAVRVLMDWGMARPRALILVGSVGWLLGLPSALNVTVLSNQDFVWGVGLMLSGAFVALAVVRYGPARLRAEVMEGVAWDWRLGRGWDVLMRWLVPLEAVVLLGWWLYQAGVVYAPERWYDPLEPYSLMTCITQWGLALFALYALNGWMERRLSGVRSLAES
- a CDS encoding M14 family zinc carboxypeptidase, whose translation is MHLLRFIGLLVWPLVVQAQAVSLAFLQTRAEATNFIETTRYEEVLAFLDVLEASSSRIQVTTFGYTTEGRALPLVIYGKVVNATADAVQAASAPLRVLILANIHGGEVDGKEAVLMLLRALAGGLYASWADSLVLLAVPIYNADGNERISLYHRPGQNGPLGGVGQRANAQGYDLNRDFMKADAPETRALLRVLVRYDPHVLVDLHTTNGTYHAYPLTYAPPLHPSTSPNLTAYLRNVWLPAVTDTLWTRRRWKLFYYGNLPSPESTQPPGWYTFDHRPRFSTNYAGLRGILGVLVESYAYASFEARVEATYAFLEALLNFAAAHAGTLRRQVEQARAVAPIGQPIALRAQIAAAPKPALILLGAVDSLRHPYTGKLLLQRREVVFPEILPLYDRFEATETLPLPQGYLVPPGLEVVRDRLEVHGIPCVPLEAGATVNAEVFRVDSVITAERPYEGHQAQEVTGQYERQVLTVAPGSCMVPIEGKTGRLAALLLEPRSDDGLVAWGLLQDVLAAGQWYPIARVARP